In Halarcobacter bivalviorum, a genomic segment contains:
- a CDS encoding phytanoyl-CoA dioxygenase family protein has protein sequence MELTQEQLNQFNEDGFLIIKNFADSKLCDEILEKAKEHLVKKQAPIETEQEYMSLDEDKITVRRLRQVYDREEIFKKWMTNKEIRPILKQILKDTPVLTLAHHNSIMTKLPHESTRTYWHQDRRYWSFENDDLVSVWLSLGDEFLENGLLEFIPGTHKMKFDKSSFDEVDNFIDENEENQKIIEKRTHQNLAKGDIVLFHCKTLHHANKNSTDNAKISFVYTVRAQSNKPLKNTRSDFKEIVLD, from the coding sequence ATGGAACTAACACAAGAACAATTAAACCAGTTCAATGAAGATGGTTTTTTAATAATCAAAAACTTTGCAGATTCAAAATTATGTGATGAAATTTTAGAAAAAGCAAAAGAACATTTAGTAAAAAAACAAGCTCCAATTGAGACTGAACAAGAATATATGAGTCTTGATGAAGATAAAATTACAGTTAGAAGATTAAGACAAGTTTACGATAGAGAAGAGATTTTTAAAAAGTGGATGACAAATAAAGAGATAAGACCTATTTTAAAACAGATTTTAAAAGATACTCCGGTATTAACCCTTGCTCACCATAACTCAATTATGACTAAACTTCCCCATGAAAGTACAAGAACTTATTGGCATCAAGATAGAAGATATTGGAGTTTTGAAAATGATGATTTAGTATCAGTTTGGTTAAGCTTAGGAGATGAATTTTTAGAAAATGGTCTTTTAGAGTTTATTCCAGGAACTCATAAAATGAAATTTGATAAAAGCTCTTTTGATGAAGTAGATAATTTTATTGATGAAAATGAAGAGAATCAAAAAATAATTGAAAAAAGAACTCATCAAAATTTAGCTAAGGGAGATATTGTTTTATTTCACTGTAAAACACTTCATCATGCAAATAAAAACTCAACTGACAATGCAAAAATCTCATTTGTATATACAGTAAGAGCACAATCAAATAAACCACTTAAAAATACAAGAAGTGACTTTAAGGAAATAGTTCTTGACTAA
- the sucD gene encoding succinate--CoA ligase subunit alpha, with the protein MAILIDKNTKVLVQGLTGAQASFHTGRAIAYGTTVVSGVVPGKRGQRHLDLPIYNTVECAKRLTGANASIIYVPAPFCKDAIIEASENGIETIVCITEGIPTIDMLDVKAAVDLNGSTLIGPNCPGIITPGQCKMGIMPEAIHMPGSVGIVSRSGTLTYEAVNQSTLAGFGQSTCVGIGGDPVPGSDFIDILQRFENDPETKVIVMIGEIGGAKEEAAAEFIKSNVTKPVVSYIAGVTAPKGKRMGHAGAIIDGSKGTADEKYAALERAGVTTVRTITSIGEALKAVHP; encoded by the coding sequence ATGGCAATTTTAATTGATAAAAATACAAAAGTATTAGTTCAAGGTTTAACAGGAGCACAAGCAAGTTTTCATACAGGAAGAGCAATTGCATATGGAACAACTGTTGTAAGTGGTGTAGTTCCGGGTAAAAGAGGACAAAGACACTTAGATTTACCAATTTATAATACAGTAGAGTGTGCAAAAAGATTAACAGGAGCAAATGCTTCTATTATTTATGTACCAGCTCCATTTTGTAAAGATGCAATTATTGAAGCTAGTGAAAATGGAATTGAAACAATTGTTTGTATCACAGAGGGTATTCCTACTATTGATATGCTTGATGTAAAAGCAGCAGTTGATTTAAATGGTTCAACACTTATTGGTCCAAACTGTCCAGGTATTATCACTCCAGGTCAATGTAAAATGGGAATTATGCCAGAAGCTATACATATGCCAGGAAGTGTTGGTATTGTATCAAGGTCTGGTACTTTAACTTATGAAGCAGTAAATCAGTCAACTTTAGCAGGATTTGGACAAAGTACTTGTGTTGGTATTGGTGGAGACCCTGTTCCAGGAAGTGATTTTATTGATATTCTACAAAGATTTGAAAATGACCCAGAGACTAAAGTAATTGTAATGATTGGTGAAATCGGTGGGGCAAAGGAAGAAGCTGCTGCTGAATTTATTAAATCAAATGTTACGAAACCTGTAGTCTCTTATATTGCAGGAGTTACTGCACCTAAGGGTAAAAGAATGGGACATGCAGGAGCAATCATTGATGGAAGTAAAGGAACTGCTGATGAGAAGTATGCAGCATTAGAAAGAGCTGGTGTTACAACAGTTAGAACAATTACTTCTATAGGTGAAGCCCTAAAGGCTGTTCACCCATAA
- the sucC gene encoding ADP-forming succinate--CoA ligase subunit beta: MNLHEYQAKNLYRKYDIPTTKGKLLTHPSQLDDILRTIGEDKWVIKAQVHAGGRGKAGGVVVVESKTEANDEVRRLLGSRLVTHQTTKEGQPVNSIFIEEPCEVVNEIYLAFAVDRTTQRIMIITSSEGGMEIEEVAEKFPEKILRNPINPVVGIMPAQCRQICDDLKLDRTLSAQMIDLMQKMYKMFIENDLSLVEVNPLVVTKQGYLVCLDGKIQVDNSALYRQPKMNEIRDESQEDARELKAEKLDLNYVSLDGNIGCMVNGAGLAMATMDLIKTHGGEPANFLDVGGSVNEGRVIEAFEIILSDEKVNGILVNIFGGIVRCDIIASGIIAAAQKMEIKVPVVVRLEGTNAKEGLELIKNSNIKIYEEADLDKAALKIIELAQGAN, from the coding sequence ATGAATTTACACGAATATCAAGCAAAAAACCTTTATAGAAAATATGATATTCCAACTACAAAAGGTAAACTGCTTACTCACCCTTCTCAATTAGATGATATTTTAAGAACTATTGGGGAAGATAAATGGGTAATTAAAGCTCAAGTTCATGCAGGTGGAAGAGGAAAAGCTGGTGGAGTTGTTGTAGTTGAATCTAAAACAGAAGCAAATGATGAAGTTAGAAGATTACTAGGAAGTAGACTTGTAACACACCAAACAACAAAAGAGGGTCAACCAGTAAACTCAATTTTTATTGAAGAGCCTTGTGAAGTTGTAAATGAAATCTATTTAGCTTTTGCAGTTGATAGAACTACTCAAAGAATTATGATTATCACATCAAGTGAAGGTGGTATGGAAATTGAAGAAGTAGCAGAAAAATTTCCAGAAAAAATTCTAAGAAATCCTATTAATCCTGTTGTTGGAATTATGCCTGCACAATGTAGACAAATTTGTGATGACTTAAAACTAGATAGAACTCTTTCAGCACAAATGATTGACTTAATGCAAAAAATGTATAAAATGTTTATTGAAAATGATTTATCACTTGTTGAAGTAAACCCTTTAGTTGTTACAAAACAAGGATATTTAGTATGTCTTGATGGAAAAATTCAAGTTGATAATTCAGCACTTTATAGACAGCCTAAAATGAATGAGATTAGAGATGAGTCTCAAGAAGATGCAAGGGAATTAAAAGCAGAAAAACTAGACTTAAATTATGTAAGCCTTGATGGAAATATTGGTTGTATGGTAAATGGTGCTGGTCTTGCAATGGCTACAATGGATTTAATTAAAACCCATGGAGGAGAACCTGCGAACTTCTTAGATGTAGGTGGAAGTGTAAATGAAGGAAGAGTTATTGAAGCCTTTGAAATAATTCTTTCAGATGAAAAAGTAAATGGTATTTTAGTAAATATTTTTGGTGGTATTGTAAGATGTGATATTATCGCTTCTGGTATTATTGCAGCCGCTCAAAAAATGGAAATAAAAGTACCCGTAGTTGTAAGACTTGAAGGTACAAATGCCAAAGAGGGCTTAGAACTAATTAAAAACTCAAATATTAAAATCTATGAAGAAGCGGACTTAGATAAAGCTGCACTAAAAATAATTGAATTAGCACAAGGGGCGAACTAA